A stretch of Pseudoliparis swirei isolate HS2019 ecotype Mariana Trench chromosome 14, NWPU_hadal_v1, whole genome shotgun sequence DNA encodes these proteins:
- the dock9b gene encoding dedicator of cytokinesis protein 9 isoform X6 encodes MGCSTSVVLLEGLRSILERNCGYIKAAVGPGALEEDEDTLSLRGSQLWIPTTALVKPKVIEPLDYESVILQRKTQIISDVMRDMLQFPMDDFQISTLRRQGRTLFSTVPETAEKEAHSLFVQECIKTYKSDWLVVNYKYEEYSGDFRQLPNKVLRPEKLAAHLFEVDEDVEKDEDTASLGSQKGGVSKHGWLYKGNMNSAISVTMRSFKRRYFHLAQLGDGSYNLNFYKDENTSKEPKGTIFLDSCMGVVQNIKVRRFAFELKMQDKSTFLLAADSEAEMEEWIGTLNKILHSGFEQAVQEKRNGDLHDDEEHGKTDLSSGSFQDSFQTARDIECKRRSEARLKLFTLDPDTQKLDLSGIEPDVRQFEEKFGKRVLVSCQDLSFNLQGCVAENEEGPTTNVEPFYVVLSLFDVQNGRKISADFHVDLNHPLVRQMTSGSGHKQECHINGGGVGDGDDDGPLAGRRQASGLPADALQYPRHGVFSVTCPHPEIFLVARMEKVLQGGITHCTEPYMKSSDSAKIGQKVLKNAKMACSRLGQYRMPFAWAARPVFKDASGTLDKSSRFSALYRQDSSKLSDEDMFKLLADFRKPEKMAKLPVLLGNLDVTIDSVAPDVTNCVTSSYVPVRTFEGAGPGSALLEVEEFVPCIAKCSQPFTIYKNHLYVYPKHLKYDGQKSFAKARNIAVCIEFKDSDSDEAQPVKCIYGHPGAPLFTKQAYATVLHHQQNPEFYDEIKIELPTQLHEKHHLLFTFYHVSCESNSKKKDLVEAPVGSAWLPLLRDGRVIMNEQLLPVAANLPTGYLGSQDGINKHSGSEIKWVDGGKPLFRVSTHLVSTVYTQDQHLHNFFHHCQIMETSEQASEGELVKYLKSLHAMEGHVMVNFLPTILNQLFCVLTRATHEDVAVNVTRVMVHVVAQCHEEGLEHYLRSYIKYVFKPDAYSSTDVKTVHEELAKAMTAILKPSTDFLTSNKLLKYSWYFFEALVKSMAHYLIESGKVKLSRNLRFSASFHHAAETLVNMLMPHITQKYKDNLDAARNANHSLAVFIKRCFTFMDRGFIFKQINNYMNCFMPGDPKTLYEFKFEFLRVVCNHEHYVPLNLPMPFGKGRIQRFQDLQLDYSLTDDFCQNHFLVGLLLREAGGALQEFREIRQIAIQVLKGLMIKHTFDDRYAAKSQQARLATLYLPLFGLLQENVYRLDLKESAPFSNHNNAREDSLVPNFMVTPQKPGSCIENALHKDVFGVISGTASPHSSTPNISSVQHADSRGSLVSTDSGNSLLDKSSDKTNSLEKSQCASALGSAVLRCNKLDRDEIKNVLMCFLHILKSMSEEALFAYWNKAAPSELTDFFTLIEVCLYQFRYMGKRFIVRAGILHARLQQLGTLENAHTFNNMYSHTDADVSSQCLLEANVSTEVCLTVLDTLSIFIMGFKTQLHSDLGHNPLMKKVFQVHLCFLQIPQSEAALKQVFTSLRNFIYKFPCTFFDGRADMCASLCYEILKCCNSKLSSIRSDAAHLLYFLMKSNFDYTGRKSFVRTHLQVVIAVSQLIADVIGIGGTRFQQSLSIINNCANSDKSIKHTAFPSDVKDLTKRIRTVLMATEQMKEHENDPEMLVDLQYSLAKSYTSTPELRKTWLDSMARIHNKNGDFSEAAMCYVHVAALVAEYLWRKGMFRQGCSAFRVTTPNIDEEAAMMEDVGMQDVHFNEEVLMELLEECADGLWKAERYELIADVYRLIIPIYEQRRDFEKLTHLYDTLHRAYTKVMEVMHSGKRLLGTYFRVAFFGQGFFEDEDGKEYIYKEPKFTPLSEISQRLLKLYSDKFGQENVKIIQDSSKVNPKDLDSKYAYIQVTHVTAHLDDKELEDRKSDFEKSHNIRRFVFETPFTVSGKKQGGVDEQCKRRTVLTTTHCFPYVKKRIAVMYQHQTDLSPIEVAIDEMSAKVGELRLLCSAPEVDMIRLQLKLQGSISVQVNAGPLAYARAFLDDDSAKKNPDNKVKQLKEVFRQFVDACGQALGVNERLIKEDQQEYQDEMKANYRDLTRELSNIMHEQINPVEDGTRSSLSDSVGIFNAISGTPTSANPHGSTTVL; translated from the exons ATCTCCACCCTGCGGCGCCAGGGCAGGACGCTGTTCTCCACCGTGCCAGAGACTGCAGAGAAAGAAGCTCACTCGCTGTTTGTCCAAGAG TGCATCAAGACCTACAAGTCCGACTGGCTCGTTGTCAACTACAAGTACGAGGAGTATTCTGGAGACTTCCGCCAGCTCCCAAA TAAGGTGTTGAGACCAGAGAAGCTGGCAGCTCACCTGTTTGAGGTGGATGAAGACGTGGAGAAAGACGAG GACACAGCTTCCCTGGGCTCTCAGAAGGGAGGAGTCTCTAAACATGGTTGGCTGTACAAGGGAAACATGAACAGTGCAATCAGTGTTACGATGCGG TCCTTCAAGAGGAGGTACTTCCATCTGGCCCAGCTGGGAGATGGATCCTACAACCTCAACTTCTACAAGGACGAGAACACCTCCAAGGAACCCAAAGGAACCATCTTCCTCGACTCATGCATGGGCGTTGTTCAG aACATCAAAGTGCGCCGGTTCGCTTTTGAGCTGAAGATGCAGGACAAGAGCACCTTTCTTCTGGCCGCGGACAGCGAAGCGGAGATGGAGGAGTGGATCGGCACCCTCAACAAGATCCTCCACAGCGGCTTTGAGCAGGCCGTGCAGGAGAAGAGGAACGGAGACCTGCACGACG ACGAGGAGCACGGAAAAACCGACCTCTCTTCTGGAAGTTTCCAGGACAGCTTTCAG ACCGCCAGAGATATTGAGTGCAAACGGAGGAGTGAAGCTCGCCTGAAGCTCTTCACTCTGGACCCTGACACACAG AAACTGGACTTATCTGGCATTGAGCCGGACGTGCGTCAGTTTGAAGAGAAGTTCGGGAAGAGAGTCCTGGTCAGTTGCCAGGACCTGTCTTTCAACCTGCAGGGCTGCGTCGCCGAGAACGAAGAGGGGCCGACCACTAAT GTGGAGCCTTTCTACGTGGTCCTGTCCCTCTTCGACGTCCAGAACGGCAGAAAGATCTCGGCCGACTTCCACGTGGATCTTAACCACCCTTTGGTGCGACAAATGACATCAGGCTCCGGTCACAAGCAGGAGTGTCACATCAACGGCGGTGGCGTCGGCGATGGCGACGACGACGGGCCCCTGGCTGGACGACGGCAGGCCAGTGGGCTCCCGGCGGACGCCCTCCAGTACCCCAGACACGGGGTCTTCTCAGTCACGTGCCCACATCCAGAGATCTTCCTGGTGGCCAGGATGGAGAAGGTCCTGCAGGGGGGGATCACCCACTGCACAGAACCCTACATGAAGAGCTCAGACTCCGCCAAG ATTGGTCAGAAGGTGCTGAAGAATGCCAAGATGGCCTGCAGCAGACTAGGACAGTACAGGATGCCTTTCGCCTGGGCTGCTAG GCCGGTGTTCAAAGACGCATCGGGAACTTTGGACAAAAGCTCTCGCTTCTCAGCTCTTTACAGACAGGACAGCAGCAAGCTGTCAGACGAGGACATGTTCAAACTGCTGGCTGACTTCAGAAA ACCGGAGAAAATGGCCAAGCTCCCTGTGCTCCTGGGGAACCTGGATGTAACCATTGACAGCGTGGCCCCGGATGTAACCA ACTGCGTCACTTCCTCCTACGTCCCCGTGAGGACCTTCGAAGGCGCCGGGCCCGGCAGCGCTCtcctggaggtggaggagttcgTGCCCTGCATCGCCAAGTGCTCCCAGCCATTCACCATCTATAAGAACCACCTCTACGTGTACCCCAAACACCTCAAATATGACGGACAGAAATCCTTTGCTAAG GCGAGGAATATTGCAGTTTGCATTGAGTTCAAGGATTCGGATTCGGATGAGGCCCAGCCGGTGAAG TGCATCTACGGCCATCCAGGAGCTCCTCTCTTCACTAAGCAGGCATACGCCACCGTCCTGCACCATCAGCAGAACCCAGAGTTCTATGATGAG ATAAAGATAGAGCTCCCTACCCAGCTGCATGAGAAACATCACCTTCTCTTCACCTTCTACCACGTTAGCTGTGAGAGCAACAGCAAGAAGAAAGACCTGGTGGAGgctccag TGGGTTCAGCATGGCTGCCTCTGCTGAGGGATGGCAGAGTCATCATGAACGAACAGCTGCTGCCGGTGGCCGCCAATCTGCCCACCGGGTACCTTGGTTCTCAAGATGGTATCAATAAG CACTCTGGCTCGGAGATCAAATGGGTCGACGGAGGAAAACCTCTGTTCAGAGTCTCAACTCATCTCGTCTCCACGGTTTACACTCAG GATCAGCACTTGCACAACTTTTTCCACCACTGTCAAATTATGGAGACGTCAGAACAAGCTTCAGAGGGGGAGCTGGTTAAATACCTGAAG AGTCTCCATGCGATGgagggtcatgtgatggtcaacTTTCTGCCCACCATCCTCAACCAGCTGTTCTGCGTCCTAACCAGAGCCACACACGAGGATGTGGCTGTCAACGTGACCag GGTGATGGTTCATGTTGTGGCCCAGTGCCACGAAGAGGGGCTTGAACATTATTTGAGATCTTATATCAAG tATGTGTTCAAGCCGGATGCTTATTCCTCAACCGATGTAAAAACAGTTCACGAGGAGCTAGCTAAAGCCATGACGGCCATTCTCAAGCCGTCCACAGACTTCCTAACCAGCAACAAGCTGCTAAAG tATTCATGGTACTTCTTTGAAGCTCTGGTGAAATCAATGGCTCATTATCTCATCGAGAGCGGGAAGGTCAAG ctctccagGAACCTGCGTTTCTCGGCTTCCTTTCACCATGCAGCGGAGACTCTCGTGAATATGCTGATGCCACACATCACCCAGAAATACAAGGATAACCTGGATGCAGCTCGCAATGCCAATCACAGCCTGGCCGTTTTCATCAAG CGCTGCTTCACTTTCATGGACAGAGGCTTCATATTCAAGCAGATCAATAACTACATGAATTGCTTTATGCCTGGAGACCCCAAG ACTTTGTATGAATTCAAGTTTGAGTTCCTTCGCGTTGTTTGCAACCATGAGCACTATGTCCCTCTTAATCTTCCCATGCCCTTTGGAAAAGGCAGAATTCAAAGGTTCCAAG ATCTTCAGCTGGACTATTCTCTGACTGACGACTTCTGTCAAAACCACTTCCTGGTGGGGTTGCTGCTGAGGGAGGCGGGTGGCGCTCTTCAGGAGTTTCGAGAGATCCGTCAGATCGCCATCCAGGTGCTCAAGGGCCTGATGATCAAACACACTTTCGACGACCGCTATGCAGCAAAA AGCCAGCAGGCCAGACTCGCcaccctctacctccctctgtTTGGTCTGCTCCAGGAGAATGTGTACAGACTTGACTTGAAGGAGTCCGCCCCCTTCAGCAACCACAAT AATGCCAGGGAAGACTCTCTGGTACCCAACTTCATGGTGACCCCCCAGAAACCTGGGAGCTGCATAGAAAATGCTCTCCACAAAGACGTGTTTGGAGTCATCTCTGGAACAG CCTCCCCTCACAGCTCCACTCCCAACATCAGCTCAGTGCAGCATGCAGACTCCAGAGGCTCTCTGGTCTCCACCGACTCTGGAAACAGCCTGCTGGACAAGAGCAGTGACAAGACCAACTCCCTGGAGAAG tccCAGTGCGCCTCGGCTCTGGGCAGCGCCGTGCTGCGCTGCAACAAACTGGACCGGGACGAGATCAAAAACGTGCTCATGTGCTTCCTGCACATCCTCAAGAGCATGTCAGAGG AGGCTCTTTTTGCATACTGGAACAAAGCCGCTCCGTCCGAACTGACGGACTTCTTCACATTGATAGA AGTCTGCCTCTATCAGTTCAGATACATGGGGAAGAGATTCATCGTCAG GGCTGGGATCTTGCACGCCCGCCTTCAGCAGCTGGGGACTCTGGAGAACGCTCACACCTTCAACAACA TGTACTCGCACACGGACGCAGACGTGAGCAGCCAGTGCCTGCTGGAGGCCAACGTGTCCACCGAGGTCTGTCTGACGGTGCTGGACACGCTCAGCATCTTCATCATGGGCTTCAAG ACGCAGCTGCATTCGGACCTCGGTCACAACCCCCTGATGAAGAAAGTGTTCCAGGTGCACCTGTGCTTCCTGCAGATCCCTCAGTCCGAGGCCGCCCTCAAACAGGTCTTCACCTCCCTGAGGAACTTCATCTACAAG ttCCCCTGCACCTTCTTCGATGGCCGGGCCGACATGTGCGCCTCTCTGTGCTATGAAATCCTCAAGTGCTGCAACTCCAAGCTGAGCTCCATCCGCAGCGACGCCGCCCATCTCCTCTACTTCCTCATGAAAAGCAACTTTGACTACACGGGACGCAAGTCCTTCGTCCGAACACACCTGCAG GTGGTCATCGCCGTCAGTCAGCTGATTGCCGATGTCATCGGCATCGGGGGGACCCGTTTCCAGCAGTCGCTCTCCATCATCAACAACTGTGCCAACAGTGACAAGAGCATCAAG CACACAGCATTTCCGTCCGACGTGAAGGACCTGACCAAGCGCATCAGGACGGTGCTGATGGCCACGGAGCAGATGAAGGAGCACGAGAACGACCCCGAGATGCTGGTGGACCTCCAGTACAGCTTGGCCAAGTCCTACACCAGCACGCCCGAGCTACGCAAGACCTGGCTGGACAGCATGGCCCGCATCCACAACAAGAACGGAGATTTCTCAGAG GCCGCCATGTGCTACGTGCACGTTGCTGCCCTGGTAGCGGAGTACCTGTGGAGGAAAG GCATGTTCAGGCAGGGCTGCTCGGCCTTCCGCGTCACCACCCCCAACATCGACgaggaggcggccatgatggagGACGTCGGGATGCAGGACGTCCACTTCAACGAG gAGGTGctgatggagctgttggaggaGTGCGCTGACGGCCTCTGGAAGGCGGAGCGTTACGAGCTCATCGCTGACGTCTACAGGCTCATCATCCCCATCTACGAGCAGCGCCGGGACTTTGAG AAACTGACTCACCTGTATGATACCCTCCACCGTGCCTACACTaaagtgatggaggtgatgcacTCTGGCAAAAGACTGCTGGGCACCTACTTCAGAGTGGCCTTTTTTGGACAG ggcTTCTTTGAGGATGAAGACGGAAAGGAGTACATCTACAAGGAGCCCAAGTTCACCCCGCTGTCTGAGATCTCCCAGAGGCTCCTGAAGCTCTACTCCGACAAGTTCGGTCAGGAGAACGTGAAGATCATCCAGGACTCGAGCAAG GTGAACCCGAAGGACCTGGACTCCAAGTACGCCTACATCCAGGTGACCCACGTCACGGCCCACCTGGACGacaaggagctggaggacaggaAGAGCGACTTCGAGAAGAGCCACAACATCCGGCGCTTCGTCTTCGAGACGCCGTTCACCGTGTCGGGCAAGAAGCAGGGCGGCGTGGATGAGCAGTGCAAGCGGAGGACCGTCCTCACCA CCACCCACTGTTTCCCGTACGTGAAGAAGCGCATCGCCGTCATGTACCAGCACCAGACCGACCTGAGCCCCATCGAGGTGGCCATCGACGAGATGAGCGCCAAGGTGGGCGAGCTGCGACTGCTGTGCTCGGCCCCCGAGGTGGACATGATCCGCCTGCAGCTCAAGCTGCAAGGCAGCATCAGTGTACAG GTCAACGCCGGTCCACTTGCGTACGCCAGAGCCTTCCTCGACGACGATAGTGCCAAGAAGAATCCTGACAACAAGGTCAAACAGCTGAAAGAGGTGTTCAG GCAGTTCGTGGACGCCTGCGGTCAGGCGCTGGGCGTGAACGAGCGTCTGATCAAAGAGGACCAGCAGGAGTACCAGGACGAGATGAAGGCCAACTACAGGGACCTGACCCGGGAGCTGTCCAACATCATGCACGAGCAG ATAAACCCAGTGGAAGACGGCACCAGGAGCTCTCTGTCCGACTCCGTGGGCATCTTCAACGCCATCAGCGGCACGCCAACCAGTGCCAACCCGCACGGCTCCACCACCGTACTCTGA